GAACCAGTAATGAGGCTTTTTGCTACTCTGGATTTTTCTCTTCTGTAAGATGCTTGAAGGGTggtcatttttttctttagttcAGCAACAGGTAAGTTCATTAGTGAACTTATTTCATTCCACGCATCTTCCCTTACAGTCTTATTGTGGTAAAGTGGAGATTTACTGTTCCACAAAAAATCTTTAGCGCCATACAATCGAATTAAAACTAGACACTTTTCACTATCCATGATGAACTATAATCCGCGTACGAATTTTAACGACAAAACCGTCCCAACTGCTCGCGAGCAATTAACTGAAATTCCTTTGCCGCGTGCCTAAATACCGACGCAATTTGGCTCGTCACGCAGCGTGTTCGAGCGCGGCAACTTTTGAGTTGGCTCGCACGGCAACGCGGTATCCATTTGTCGCGGCTGCCGCGCGAGCCAATGTTCGAGGGTTTGCCGCGCATAGTCGATACCCACCTTTATCCTTTTTGATCGCGTTcacatttattgtttttgcCTCGTCGCCATTGTTATATCTTATGAGGAATATTAAgacagtattattttataaacactttactttatttaactttttataacaTTAGAGTTGAGAGCGCACATGGTTAGTCGCTTGCTCAACACATACAATAcacttacaatatatattaggttaggttatgttatCATATA
This genomic window from Metopolophium dirhodum isolate CAU chromosome 1, ASM1992520v1, whole genome shotgun sequence contains:
- the LOC132934117 gene encoding uncharacterized protein LOC132934117, which codes for MDSEKCLVLIRLYGAKDFLWNSKSPLYHNKTVREDAWNEISSLMNLPVAELKKKMTTLQASYRREKSRVAKSLITGSGTHQVYVSKWFAFDEFNFMKDKDIPNETSDTMSELENVS